Proteins encoded in a region of the Streptomyces sp. NBC_00310 genome:
- a CDS encoding glycoside hydrolase family 65 protein, whose translation MTGWFWEYEGYEPADERLRESLCTLGNGYFATRGVLPECAADDVHYPGTYAAGCYNRLTSDVAGHRVENEDMVNLPNWLPLRFRLAGEHWLTPDTAQVLDHRQVLHLASGLLERRTRYALGGDRVLSVRQQRLVHMADPHLAALRTEFTAEGFSGEVEVEATLDGGVTNAGVPRYRDLDGHHLTHVHTGSAAPDTVWLRCRTRTSDIRIGMAARLTADAPVLAGHAPPHAIQRVRLHLTPGTAATVDKTIALHTSRDPAISDPLDAAIERVGAAPAFEELLDTHLTAWDQLWRRAELDVRGEAGDILRLHLFHVLQTLSPHTADLDVGVPARGLHGEAYRGHVFWDELFVLPYLNLHFPEVSRALLRYRHRRLEQARTAARAVGRRGALYPWQSGSDGREETQKLHLNPRSGRWLPDHSRLQHHVGSAIAYNVWRYCEASGDAEFLHTKGAEMLLQIARFWADSATWDESLGRHRIRGVVGPDEYHDAYPGAKEPGLDDNAYTNVTAVWVLTRTLEVLRALPEPRRRELVERTGLDGGELEQWEDVSRTLHVPFHEGVVSQFEGYGDLAELDWDGYRKRYGDIRRLDRILEAEGDSVNRYRASKQADVLMLGYLFSPAELQGLFGRLGYGLDEDAWRRTVDHYLARTSHGSTLSGLVHGWVLSRARRAEAWQFCQEALRGDIADLQGGTTGEGIHLGAMAGTLDLVQRGLTGLETRDDALWLDPVPLPELSSYGFTLRYQGHWGVRLRLERGWVEIAVPSSDRDPIDVRLPDRGVCLQPGERSRLVLPD comes from the coding sequence GTGACGGGCTGGTTCTGGGAGTACGAGGGCTACGAGCCCGCGGACGAGCGGCTGCGGGAGTCGCTGTGCACGCTCGGCAACGGCTACTTCGCCACCCGCGGGGTGCTGCCCGAATGCGCCGCGGACGACGTGCACTACCCGGGCACCTACGCGGCCGGCTGCTACAACAGGCTCACCTCGGACGTCGCGGGACACCGCGTGGAGAACGAGGACATGGTCAACCTCCCGAACTGGCTGCCGCTCCGGTTCCGGCTCGCCGGGGAGCACTGGCTGACCCCCGATACCGCGCAGGTCCTCGACCACCGGCAGGTGCTGCACCTGGCCTCCGGACTCCTTGAGCGTCGCACGCGGTACGCGCTCGGCGGGGATCGGGTGCTGTCGGTGCGCCAGCAGCGTCTCGTGCACATGGCCGACCCCCATCTGGCGGCCCTACGCACCGAGTTCACCGCCGAAGGGTTCTCCGGCGAGGTCGAGGTCGAGGCCACGCTCGACGGCGGCGTCACCAACGCCGGGGTGCCGCGCTACCGCGACCTGGACGGACACCACCTGACCCACGTGCACACCGGTTCCGCCGCCCCGGACACGGTGTGGCTGCGCTGCCGGACACGTACCTCCGACATCCGGATCGGGATGGCGGCCAGGCTGACCGCCGACGCCCCGGTCCTGGCCGGGCACGCACCCCCGCACGCCATTCAGCGCGTGCGCCTGCACCTGACCCCCGGCACCGCGGCCACCGTCGACAAGACCATCGCCCTGCACACCTCACGCGACCCCGCGATCAGTGACCCCCTGGACGCCGCGATCGAGCGGGTGGGCGCCGCGCCCGCGTTCGAGGAGCTGCTCGACACTCATCTCACGGCCTGGGACCAGCTGTGGCGACGGGCCGAGCTCGACGTCCGCGGGGAGGCGGGCGACATCCTGCGGCTGCACCTCTTCCACGTCCTGCAGACCCTCTCCCCGCACACGGCCGACCTCGACGTCGGCGTCCCGGCCCGCGGGCTGCACGGCGAGGCCTACCGCGGCCACGTCTTCTGGGACGAACTGTTCGTGCTGCCGTACCTCAACCTGCACTTCCCGGAGGTGTCCCGCGCCCTGCTCCGCTATCGCCACCGCCGTCTGGAGCAGGCCCGTACCGCGGCCCGCGCGGTCGGGCGGCGCGGCGCGCTGTACCCGTGGCAGAGCGGCAGCGACGGGCGTGAGGAGACGCAGAAACTGCACCTCAACCCGCGCTCCGGACGGTGGCTGCCCGACCACTCGCGGCTCCAGCACCATGTGGGGTCGGCGATCGCGTACAACGTCTGGCGGTACTGCGAGGCCAGCGGTGACGCGGAGTTCCTGCACACCAAGGGCGCCGAGATGCTGCTGCAGATCGCCCGCTTCTGGGCGGACTCGGCCACCTGGGACGAGAGCCTCGGACGGCACCGCATCCGAGGTGTGGTCGGCCCCGACGAGTACCACGACGCCTATCCCGGCGCGAAGGAGCCCGGTCTCGACGACAACGCGTACACCAACGTCACCGCCGTGTGGGTGCTCACCCGCACGCTCGAGGTGCTGCGGGCACTGCCGGAGCCCCGCCGACGCGAACTGGTCGAGCGGACCGGCCTGGACGGCGGCGAGCTCGAACAGTGGGAGGACGTCTCGCGCACCCTCCATGTGCCCTTCCACGAGGGCGTCGTCAGCCAGTTCGAGGGGTACGGCGACCTCGCCGAACTCGACTGGGACGGTTACCGGAAGCGGTACGGCGACATCCGGCGCCTCGATCGGATCCTGGAGGCGGAGGGTGACAGCGTGAACCGCTACCGGGCGTCCAAGCAGGCCGATGTCCTGATGCTCGGCTACCTCTTCTCACCGGCCGAACTCCAAGGTCTGTTCGGCAGGTTGGGTTACGGACTGGACGAGGACGCCTGGCGGCGCACCGTCGACCACTACCTCGCACGCACCAGCCACGGCTCCACCCTCAGCGGCCTGGTGCACGGCTGGGTACTGTCCCGGGCGCGGCGCGCCGAGGCGTGGCAGTTCTGCCAGGAGGCCCTGCGCGGCGACATCGCCGATCTGCAGGGCGGCACCACGGGCGAGGGCATCCATCTCGGGGCCATGGCCGGCACCCTCGACCTCGTCCAGCGCGGGCTGACCGGACTGGAGACCCGCGACGATGCGCTGTGGCTCGACCCGGTGCCGCTACCGGAACTGTCGTCGTACGGGTTCACCCTGCGCTACCAGGGGCATTGGGGTGTGCGGCTGCGGCTGGAGCGCGGGTGGGTGGAGATCGCGGTGCCGTCGTCCGACCGGGACCCGATCGACGTCCGTCTGCCCGATCGTGGTGTGTGTCTCCAGCCGGGGGAGAGGAGCCGACTGGTCCTCCCGGACTGA
- a CDS encoding CBS domain-containing protein, with protein MDVRHNKTGSVMTTEVVPAEYGTPFEEVVRRPAGRRVGGLPVGDGDGKAIGVISETDLMSRPADTPDPWRPKRRSRLSGLARGARRRASKAQARTAGQSMTRPSVTEHPIVETAPRHL; from the coding sequence ATGGACGTGAGACACAACAAGACCGGCTCCGTGATGACCACGGAGGTCGTCCCCGCCGAGTACGGAACCCCCTTCGAGGAGGTGGTGCGCCGGCCGGCCGGCCGCCGGGTCGGTGGACTGCCGGTGGGCGACGGCGATGGCAAGGCCATCGGCGTCATCTCCGAGACGGACCTGATGTCGCGGCCGGCGGACACCCCCGATCCCTGGCGGCCGAAGCGTCGCTCCCGGTTGTCCGGACTGGCACGCGGCGCCCGGAGGCGGGCCTCGAAGGCGCAGGCCCGTACCGCCGGCCAGTCGATGACCCGGCCGTCCGTCACCGAGCACCCCATCGTCGAGACCGCACCACGACACTTGTGA
- the ppdK gene encoding pyruvate, phosphate dikinase has protein sequence MVRYVYEFTEGGRDMADLLGGKGANLAEMTRMGLPVPPGFTVTTEACRAFLATGSEPAGLAHEISEHLTALEQASGRLLGEPDDPLLLSVRSGARFSMPGMMETILDIGLNDESVLGLAKTSGNERFAWDSYRRLVQMFGSTVMGVDGALFEDVMARLKEARGATDDLGLDATDLAELVEAYKELIRQQTGAYFPQAPAEQLRRAVLAVFESWNGGRARLYRRREHIPDDLGTAVNVQTMVFGNLGPDSGSGVAFTRDPATGHTGLYGDYLSNAQGEDVVAGIRNAVPLTELERLDPPSFAQLRDHLRTLESHYRDLCDIEFTIERGKLWMLQTRVGKRTAEAAFAIAAALVDEGLITPEEALARVCGDGLARLMFPRFDTSAVGEALAHGIPASPGAAVGAAVFDSAEAVRRAAAGEKVVLVRQETTPDDLPGMVAAQAVLTSRGGKTSHAAVVARGMGKVCVCGAEEITVDPQGRRFTVGATTVEEGTVISVDGSEGAVYPGAASLVDSAVMRYFETGGLGERSAGLVDAVARAMRQADGVRRLGVRANADTPEDAARARRFGAEGIGLCRTEHMFLGDRRQLVEAMILARTDADRERALDALLPLQRQDFTGILEAMDGLPVTIRLLDPPLHEFLPDRTELAVRLAAAEAQGSPPSAHDAELLEAVNRMHEENPMLGLRGVRLGLVAPGLVAMQVRAIAEAVVDRKRAGGDPRAEIMVPLIDTVEELRLVREEVRQVLAEVSEASGITVECPVGTMIELPRAALTAGKIAEEARFFSFGTNDLTQTTWGFSRDDVEAAFFSAYLDKGIFKVSPFETIDREGVGRLVEIAVAEGRAARPDLKIGVCGEHGGDPESVHFFHAVGLDYVSCSPFRVPVARLEAGRAALRPTETSDSR, from the coding sequence ATGGTCCGTTATGTGTACGAGTTCACCGAAGGCGGCCGGGACATGGCCGACCTGCTCGGCGGCAAGGGCGCCAACCTGGCCGAGATGACCCGGATGGGCCTGCCGGTGCCGCCCGGTTTCACCGTGACCACCGAGGCCTGCCGGGCCTTCCTGGCCACAGGCTCCGAGCCGGCCGGTCTGGCCCACGAGATCTCCGAGCACCTCACCGCACTGGAGCAGGCCTCGGGACGGCTGCTCGGAGAGCCGGACGATCCGCTGTTGCTGTCCGTCCGCTCAGGGGCACGTTTCTCCATGCCCGGCATGATGGAGACCATCCTCGACATCGGTCTCAACGACGAGTCCGTGCTGGGATTGGCCAAGACCTCCGGGAACGAGCGCTTCGCCTGGGACTCCTACCGCCGCCTCGTACAGATGTTCGGCAGTACGGTCATGGGTGTCGACGGTGCGCTGTTCGAGGACGTCATGGCCCGCCTCAAGGAGGCCCGCGGGGCCACGGACGACCTGGGGCTGGACGCGACCGATCTGGCCGAGCTCGTCGAGGCGTACAAGGAGCTGATCCGCCAGCAGACCGGCGCGTACTTCCCCCAGGCTCCGGCCGAACAGCTGCGCCGGGCCGTTCTCGCGGTGTTCGAGTCCTGGAACGGCGGACGTGCCCGGCTCTACCGCCGCCGCGAGCACATCCCCGACGACCTGGGCACCGCGGTCAACGTGCAGACCATGGTCTTCGGCAACCTCGGCCCCGACTCCGGAAGCGGCGTCGCCTTCACCCGCGACCCGGCGACCGGCCACACCGGCCTGTACGGCGACTACCTGTCCAACGCGCAGGGCGAGGACGTCGTCGCCGGCATCCGCAACGCCGTCCCGCTGACCGAGCTGGAGCGCCTGGATCCGCCGTCGTTCGCTCAACTGCGGGACCATCTGCGGACGTTGGAGTCCCACTACCGGGATCTGTGCGACATCGAGTTCACCATCGAGCGCGGCAAGCTGTGGATGCTGCAGACCCGGGTGGGCAAGCGGACCGCCGAGGCGGCGTTCGCCATCGCCGCCGCGTTGGTCGACGAGGGCCTGATCACGCCGGAAGAGGCTCTCGCGCGCGTCTGCGGAGACGGGCTCGCGCGACTGATGTTCCCGCGGTTCGACACCTCGGCGGTCGGCGAGGCTCTCGCGCATGGCATCCCGGCCTCGCCCGGTGCCGCTGTCGGCGCGGCCGTCTTCGACTCCGCCGAAGCGGTACGGCGCGCGGCCGCCGGGGAGAAGGTCGTCCTCGTACGGCAGGAGACCACCCCCGACGACCTGCCCGGCATGGTCGCCGCCCAGGCCGTGCTGACCAGCCGTGGCGGCAAGACCAGCCACGCGGCCGTGGTGGCCCGGGGCATGGGCAAGGTGTGCGTGTGCGGTGCCGAGGAGATCACCGTGGACCCGCAGGGGCGCCGCTTCACCGTGGGCGCCACCACGGTCGAGGAGGGCACGGTCATCTCCGTCGACGGATCCGAGGGCGCCGTGTACCCGGGCGCGGCGTCGTTGGTCGACTCCGCGGTGATGCGGTACTTCGAGACCGGCGGGCTCGGTGAGCGGTCGGCCGGGCTGGTCGACGCCGTGGCCCGCGCCATGCGGCAGGCCGACGGGGTACGGCGGCTTGGCGTGCGGGCGAACGCCGACACCCCCGAGGACGCCGCACGGGCCCGGCGCTTCGGCGCCGAGGGCATCGGGCTGTGCCGTACCGAGCACATGTTCCTCGGCGACCGGCGGCAGTTGGTCGAGGCGATGATCCTGGCCCGTACCGACGCCGACCGTGAGCGGGCACTGGACGCGCTGCTGCCGCTGCAACGGCAGGACTTCACCGGCATTCTGGAGGCGATGGACGGGCTTCCGGTGACCATCCGGCTCCTGGACCCGCCGTTGCACGAGTTCCTGCCGGACCGCACCGAACTCGCCGTGCGTCTCGCGGCCGCCGAGGCCCAGGGCAGCCCGCCCAGCGCGCACGACGCCGAACTGCTGGAGGCCGTGAACCGCATGCACGAGGAGAACCCGATGCTCGGCCTGCGCGGCGTGCGCCTGGGACTGGTGGCACCCGGCCTGGTCGCCATGCAGGTGCGCGCGATCGCCGAGGCGGTGGTGGACCGCAAGCGGGCAGGCGGAGATCCACGGGCGGAGATCATGGTGCCGCTGATCGACACGGTCGAGGAACTGCGTCTCGTACGCGAGGAAGTGCGGCAGGTGCTGGCAGAGGTCTCCGAGGCCTCGGGGATCACCGTGGAGTGCCCGGTCGGCACGATGATCGAACTCCCCAGGGCCGCGCTCACCGCGGGAAAGATCGCCGAGGAGGCACGGTTCTTCTCCTTCGGCACGAACGACCTGACCCAGACCACCTGGGGCTTCTCCCGCGACGACGTCGAGGCGGCGTTCTTCTCCGCCTACCTCGACAAGGGAATCTTCAAGGTCTCTCCGTTCGAGACGATCGACCGCGAAGGCGTGGGCCGACTCGTCGAGATCGCGGTCGCGGAAGGCCGCGCGGCGCGCCCCGACCTGAAGATCGGTGTGTGCGGCGAGCACGGAGGGGATCCGGAGTCGGTGCACTTCTTCCACGCTGTGGGGCTGGACTACGTCTCCTGCTCGCCCTTCCGGGTCCCGGTCGCCCGCCTGGAGGCCGGCCGCGCCGCACTTCGACCGACGGAGACCAGTGACAGCAGATGA
- a CDS encoding 2-hydroxyacid dehydrogenase has protein sequence MEIVAYGVQADEEPLLREAFDRAFAGRHRLRCLSLFLDEDTTPTADGHEIVLCGVNDTLDAKVLRSLAAGGTRMIAQRATGFNNIDLTVAEELGLTVARVSSYSPYAVAEFAWALALAVDRRIVRAAHRTREFDFRLDGLMGRDLHGRTAGVVGTGRIGTAFARIAHGFGMRLLGWDSTENPDCLALGMRYTTREELFAEADLVSLHVPLLSDTHHLVDAEALALMKDDAILVNSSRGGLIDTDALLDTLRAGRLRGVGLDVYEEEAGLFFLDKSLEVMTDERLARLMTFNNVLVTSHQAYFTRDAVEQIVATTVTNIEDYVAGRTGDNILVRPSPT, from the coding sequence GTGGAGATCGTCGCGTACGGCGTCCAGGCGGACGAGGAGCCGCTGTTGCGGGAGGCGTTCGACCGGGCGTTCGCCGGCCGTCATCGGCTCCGCTGTCTGTCGCTGTTCCTGGACGAGGACACCACCCCGACCGCCGACGGCCACGAGATCGTGCTCTGCGGTGTCAACGACACCCTGGACGCGAAGGTGCTGCGCTCGCTGGCCGCGGGCGGCACGAGGATGATCGCCCAGCGGGCCACCGGCTTCAACAACATCGACCTGACGGTGGCCGAGGAGCTGGGGCTGACGGTGGCCCGGGTGTCGTCCTACTCGCCGTACGCGGTCGCCGAGTTCGCCTGGGCGCTGGCGCTGGCCGTCGACCGCCGGATCGTCCGGGCCGCTCACCGCACCCGGGAGTTCGACTTCCGGCTCGACGGACTGATGGGCCGCGACCTGCACGGCCGGACCGCGGGTGTGGTGGGCACGGGCAGGATCGGGACCGCGTTCGCCCGGATCGCCCACGGCTTCGGCATGCGGTTGCTGGGCTGGGACAGCACCGAGAATCCCGACTGCCTGGCCCTCGGCATGCGCTACACCACGCGTGAGGAGCTGTTCGCCGAGGCGGACCTGGTCAGTCTGCATGTGCCGCTCCTGTCGGACACCCATCATCTGGTCGACGCCGAAGCCCTGGCCCTGATGAAGGACGACGCGATCCTGGTCAACTCCAGCCGCGGCGGTCTGATCGACACCGACGCCCTGCTGGACACCCTGCGCGCGGGGCGGCTGAGGGGTGTCGGCCTGGACGTGTACGAGGAGGAGGCCGGGTTGTTCTTCCTCGACAAGTCCCTGGAGGTGATGACGGACGAGCGCCTCGCCCGGCTGATGACCTTCAACAACGTGCTGGTCACCTCGCACCAGGCGTACTTCACTCGGGACGCCGTGGAACAGATCGTCGCCACGACGGTCACCAACATCGAGGACTACGTCGCCGGCCGCACCGGTGACAACATCCTCGTCCGGCCCTCGCCGACCTGA
- a CDS encoding HAD family hydrolase, translated as MPVQSRDALAPVLRDVRAVVFDTDGVITDSARVHAAAWKTAFDAFLGEHPPDDPGQRRPFDTRDDYLRYVDGKSRSDGAAAFLASRGLDPSAETVRAVAAEKERLFTERLRAHGVDAYPGTVRLVQALRRAGVPLAAASASRHAGELLTRAGVLDLFEVLVDGGEAARLALPGKPRPDLFLEAVGRLGVGADRAAVVEDALAGVEAGRSGGFALVVGVDRTAGPDTAEALRRHGADIVVRDLGELVGGGAPT; from the coding sequence ATGCCCGTACAGTCCCGCGACGCGCTCGCACCCGTACTGCGGGACGTACGGGCCGTCGTCTTCGACACCGACGGAGTGATCACCGACTCGGCGCGTGTGCACGCCGCCGCCTGGAAGACCGCCTTCGACGCCTTCCTGGGCGAACATCCGCCCGACGATCCCGGGCAGCGACGCCCGTTCGACACCCGGGACGACTACCTGCGGTACGTGGACGGCAAGTCCCGTTCGGACGGGGCCGCCGCCTTCCTCGCCTCGCGCGGCCTCGATCCGTCGGCCGAGACGGTGCGGGCCGTCGCCGCGGAGAAGGAGCGACTGTTCACCGAGCGGCTGCGCGCGCACGGCGTCGACGCCTATCCGGGGACGGTCCGGCTGGTGCAGGCCCTGCGCCGGGCAGGGGTGCCGCTGGCCGCGGCCTCCGCGTCCCGCCACGCCGGTGAGCTCCTCACGCGCGCCGGGGTCCTGGACCTGTTCGAGGTGCTGGTCGACGGTGGTGAGGCTGCTCGGCTGGCGTTGCCGGGCAAGCCGCGGCCCGACCTCTTCCTGGAAGCCGTCGGACGGCTCGGCGTCGGCGCCGACCGCGCCGCCGTCGTCGAGGACGCGCTGGCAGGTGTGGAGGCGGGCCGGAGCGGAGGGTTCGCCCTCGTCGTCGGCGTGGACCGCACCGCCGGTCCGGACACCGCAGAGGCGCTGCGGCGGCACGGCGCCGACATCGTCGTACGGGACCTCGGAGAACTGGTCGGGGGAGGAGCACCGACGTGA
- a CDS encoding flavodoxin domain-containing protein translates to MPTSVLVAYGTTNGSTAQIAETIAEVLSKEGLAAQALPARSVASVASYDAVVVGGGLYAGRWHRDARRFVRRHRHELAERPLWLFSSGPLDPSASERDIPPVPGVKKDMDRLDCREHVTFGGCLEEGAKGWVAGMILRSGKGGDFRDFTAIQEWAARIAAELVGAEQGRS, encoded by the coding sequence ATGCCCACCAGCGTGCTGGTCGCCTACGGAACGACGAACGGATCGACCGCGCAGATCGCCGAGACCATCGCGGAGGTCCTGAGCAAGGAGGGACTCGCCGCCCAGGCACTGCCGGCCCGGTCCGTGGCGAGCGTGGCGTCGTACGACGCCGTGGTGGTCGGCGGTGGACTGTACGCGGGGCGCTGGCACCGGGACGCCCGACGCTTCGTCCGCCGTCACCGTCACGAACTCGCCGAACGCCCGCTGTGGCTGTTCAGCAGCGGCCCGCTCGACCCCTCCGCCTCGGAGCGGGACATCCCGCCCGTACCGGGGGTGAAGAAGGACATGGACCGCCTCGACTGCAGGGAACACGTCACCTTCGGTGGCTGCCTGGAGGAGGGCGCGAAGGGATGGGTCGCCGGGATGATCCTCCGCTCCGGAAAGGGGGGCGACTTCCGTGACTTCACCGCCATCCAGGAGTGGGCCGCCCGCATCGCGGCCGAACTCGTGGGCGCTGAGCAGGGAAGGAGCTGA
- a CDS encoding universal stress protein produces the protein MKSNVWSTPRCPTISVALAVLARAERPVVLVRTGGRAEDEHLPDATGTPSSALPRREVVLGLDLVDPGDAVVEFAFDAARRRAAVLRVVHGWSVPPSYGDEDALDTGLDAGPAVRERRGPADVLEQWKDKFPDVEVRTQSVVGGAGAHLVDASREAALVVVGRRIRRAPVGSHIGPVTHEVLHHASAPVAVIPHD, from the coding sequence ATGAAGTCGAACGTATGGTCCACGCCCAGATGCCCGACCATCTCCGTCGCCCTCGCCGTCCTGGCCCGCGCCGAGCGGCCCGTCGTCCTCGTACGGACGGGTGGGCGCGCCGAGGACGAGCATCTGCCCGATGCCACGGGAACCCCGTCCAGCGCCCTCCCCCGCCGGGAGGTCGTGCTGGGGCTGGACCTCGTGGACCCCGGCGACGCGGTCGTGGAGTTCGCGTTCGACGCCGCCCGGCGCCGCGCGGCGGTCCTGCGCGTCGTGCACGGCTGGAGCGTGCCGCCCTCCTACGGCGACGAGGATGCCCTGGACACCGGGCTCGACGCCGGGCCGGCCGTGCGGGAACGACGTGGGCCGGCCGATGTACTGGAGCAGTGGAAGGACAAGTTCCCCGACGTCGAGGTGCGTACGCAGAGCGTGGTCGGTGGCGCGGGCGCCCACCTCGTGGACGCGTCCCGGGAAGCGGCGCTGGTCGTCGTGGGACGACGGATCCGCCGCGCACCGGTCGGCAGCCACATCGGCCCGGTCACCCACGAGGTGCTCCACCACGCCTCCGCGCCGGTGGCGGTGATCCCGCACGACTGA
- a CDS encoding cysteine hydrolase family protein, which yields MANSALLVMDVQRDVVAIADDGSGYLPRLRRAIDGARAAGITVIYVVLGLRPGDPEISPRNRVMTNVMRAGLFREGAPGTEIHDDVAPQQGDVVVTKRRGSAFSGSDLDLVLRARDIDSLVLTGIATSAVVLSTLWHAIDLDFGLTVLADACLDTDPEVHTMLTEKLFPQWADVVAVEDWLQAIAPR from the coding sequence ATGGCGAACAGCGCGCTTCTGGTGATGGACGTCCAACGGGACGTCGTGGCGATCGCCGATGACGGTTCCGGATATCTGCCGCGCCTGCGCAGGGCGATCGACGGTGCCCGGGCCGCCGGTATCACCGTGATCTACGTGGTGCTCGGGTTACGGCCCGGCGATCCAGAAATCAGCCCCCGCAACAGGGTGATGACCAACGTCATGCGGGCCGGCCTGTTCCGCGAGGGGGCCCCTGGCACCGAGATCCATGACGACGTCGCGCCCCAGCAGGGCGACGTCGTGGTGACCAAGAGGCGGGGGAGCGCCTTCTCGGGCAGCGACCTCGACCTGGTACTCAGGGCTCGCGACATCGACAGCCTTGTCCTCACCGGCATCGCCACCAGCGCTGTAGTGCTGTCCACCCTGTGGCACGCCATCGACCTGGACTTCGGCCTCACCGTCCTGGCGGATGCCTGCCTCGACACCGATCCCGAGGTGCACACGATGCTCACCGAAAAGCTGTTCCCGCAGTGGGCGGATGTCGTCGCCGTCGAGGACTGGCTCCAAGCCATCGCACCGCGATAG
- a CDS encoding universal stress protein, with the protein MLRHITAGVDGSPASLAAAHWAAREALRRGVSLRMVHAWTWYPNPAPSVPIDVSQRDWAERTLDQAVTSVRAAHPGLRIVEQLVSDSAVDALLTGAAESEVLVLGSSGLSGVAGFILGSVSQRLVARSPRPVVLVRARETSADEHFPASDGVSPDEIPETPFRDVVLGLDTRRPCDELIEFAFEAARRYGAALHVVHAFSATRTGGAGLGADMEPGPGLPVAPAGPELLAAREHAVVATLRPWCEKFPGVAVTETVSEERAATALVRASAGASLLVVGRRTRAGRLGPHTGPVTHAVLHHVGCPVAVVPHG; encoded by the coding sequence ATGCTTCGGCACATCACTGCGGGAGTCGACGGGTCTCCCGCGAGTCTCGCGGCCGCACACTGGGCGGCCAGGGAAGCCCTGCGCCGCGGCGTCTCGTTGAGGATGGTGCACGCCTGGACGTGGTACCCGAACCCGGCCCCCTCCGTACCGATCGACGTGAGCCAGCGCGACTGGGCCGAGCGGACCCTGGACCAGGCGGTCACGAGTGTGCGTGCCGCGCACCCGGGACTGCGGATCGTGGAGCAGCTGGTGTCCGACTCCGCTGTCGACGCCCTGCTCACCGGGGCGGCGGAGTCGGAGGTACTGGTGCTGGGCTCCAGCGGGTTGAGTGGTGTCGCGGGGTTCATACTCGGCTCGGTGTCGCAGCGGCTGGTCGCCAGGTCCCCGCGTCCCGTGGTGCTCGTCCGGGCGCGCGAGACCTCCGCCGACGAACACTTCCCGGCGTCCGACGGTGTCTCCCCGGACGAGATCCCCGAGACCCCGTTCCGCGATGTCGTCCTCGGGCTGGACACCCGGCGTCCCTGCGACGAGCTGATCGAGTTCGCCTTCGAGGCCGCCCGGCGTTACGGCGCGGCCCTGCACGTGGTCCACGCCTTCAGCGCCACGCGGACCGGCGGCGCCGGCCTCGGTGCGGACATGGAGCCCGGACCCGGACTGCCCGTGGCCCCGGCCGGACCCGAACTGCTCGCGGCGCGAGAACACGCCGTCGTCGCGACGCTGCGCCCCTGGTGCGAGAAGTTCCCCGGCGTCGCCGTGACCGAGACCGTCTCCGAGGAACGGGCGGCCACCGCACTGGTGCGCGCGTCGGCCGGAGCCTCCCTCCTCGTCGTGGGCCGCCGGACCCGGGCGGGCCGCCTCGGCCCGCACACCGGGCCCGTCACGCACGCGGTGCTGCACCACGTCGGCTGCCCCGTCGCCGTCGTACCGCACGGCTGA
- a CDS encoding universal stress protein: MVNPVVAGIDGSAESLAAAEWAAREAKLRGLPLKLVHVWEPVPEPMAQAPLLGAETLRHWSERSDMGVPPAEGWGRIPRGAAEGLRVRHPEVDVTVEQISGRPGEVLTRVAKDAELLVLGSRGLSGIGGFLVGSVGQLVVAHSERPVILVRAGEQTADEHAVDPAGIPSGDGTPFRPVVLGLDTDHPHDTVIAFAFDAAARRETTLRVVHGWNPPPYYAYAIPADPELGPELRKQQATLLTEALTPWRQKFPAVDVVEVPRWGSAAHHIVDASREASLVVVGRRIRRSPLGAHIGPVTHAVLHHAAAPVAVIAHD; encoded by the coding sequence ATGGTCAACCCCGTTGTCGCAGGCATCGACGGCTCGGCCGAGAGCCTGGCCGCCGCGGAGTGGGCGGCCCGCGAGGCGAAGCTGCGCGGCCTGCCGCTGAAGCTCGTCCACGTCTGGGAACCCGTTCCCGAGCCCATGGCCCAGGCGCCGCTCCTCGGTGCCGAGACGCTGCGGCACTGGAGCGAGCGAAGCGATATGGGGGTACCCCCGGCCGAAGGCTGGGGGAGGATACCGCGAGGGGCGGCCGAAGGACTGAGGGTGCGCCACCCCGAGGTGGACGTGACCGTGGAACAGATCAGCGGCCGGCCCGGCGAGGTGCTGACACGCGTCGCGAAGGACGCCGAACTGCTGGTCCTCGGCTCCCGTGGCCTGAGCGGCATCGGTGGCTTCCTGGTGGGCTCCGTCGGCCAGCTGGTCGTCGCCCACTCCGAGCGGCCGGTGATCCTGGTCCGAGCCGGGGAGCAGACCGCGGACGAGCACGCGGTGGACCCGGCCGGAATCCCGTCCGGCGACGGCACTCCGTTCCGGCCCGTCGTCCTCGGCCTCGACACCGACCACCCGCACGACACGGTGATCGCATTCGCCTTCGACGCCGCGGCTCGGCGGGAGACCACCCTGCGGGTCGTCCACGGCTGGAACCCGCCGCCGTACTACGCGTACGCCATCCCGGCCGATCCGGAGCTCGGCCCTGAACTGAGGAAGCAGCAGGCAACCCTCCTGACCGAGGCCCTGACCCCGTGGCGGCAGAAGTTCCCCGCCGTCGACGTCGTCGAAGTGCCCCGCTGGGGCAGCGCGGCCCACCACATCGTCGACGCTTCTCGCGAGGCCTCCCTCGTGGTCGTCGGCCGACGGATCCGCCGCAGTCCCTTGGGCGCGCACATCGGCCCGGTCACCCACGCCGTCCTGCACCATGCCGCCGCTCCCGTCGCCGTCATCGCACACGACTGA